From a single Lolium rigidum isolate FL_2022 chromosome 7, APGP_CSIRO_Lrig_0.1, whole genome shotgun sequence genomic region:
- the LOC124675742 gene encoding cysteine protease 1-like, translated as MASHGAAVAVALLLVILFGVASPAASAARVFGGDPSEHGVTRRTEAEAREMYDLWLARHGRSYNALGGEYDRRFRAFRDNLDFVDAHNARAAAGKESFRLGMNRFADLTTAEFRAAYLGAAVPKGGRRNVVGERYRYDGAEALPDSVDWREQGAVAAVKNQGQCGSCWAFSTVCAVEGINKIVTGELVTLSEQELVDCARNGRNSGCHGGIMDDAFEFVARNGGLDTEADYPYTGREGKCDLAKKEGRKVVSIDGFEDVPANDELSLKKAVAHQPVSVAIEAGGREFQLYESGVFTGRCGTQLDHAVVAVGYGAEEDGKEYWIVRNSWGPGWGEGGYVRMERNASATTGKCGIAMYPSYPVKNGPNPKPAPTPVSPAEKCDRQSSCPAGSTCCCTYGVRNVCLAWGCCPAKGATCCRDRAVCCPSDYPVCNAGSRTCAKSKGSPDTVEALPRTPALPYWA; from the exons ATGGCAAGCCATGGCGCGGCCGTCGCGGTGGCGTTGCTACTCGTCATCCTCTTCGGCGTCGCGTCACCGGCGGCCTCCGCCGCGCGCGTCTTTGGCGGCGACCCGTCGGAGCACGGGGTGACGCGTCGgacggaggcggaggcgcgggagATGTACGACCTGTGGCTGGCGCGGCACGGCCGGTCCTACAACGCGCTGGGCGGCGAGTACGACCGCCGGTTCCGCGCGTTCCGGGACAACCTCGACTTCGTCGACGCCCACAACGCGCGCGCCGCGGCGGGCAAGGAAAGCTTCCGCCTGGGCATGAACCGCTTCGCGGACCTGACCACCGCCGAGTTCCGCGCCGCCTACCTCGGCGCCGCCGTCCCCAAGGGTGGCCGCCGCAACGTCGTCGGCGAGCGCTACCGGTACGACGGGGCCGAGGCTTTGCCGGATTCGGTGGACTGGAGGGAGCAGGGCGCGGTGGCGGCCGTGAAGAACCAGGGCCAGTGCGGGAGCTGCTGGGCGTTCTCGACGGTGTGCGCGGTGGAAGGCATCAACAAGATCGTGACCGGCGAGCTGGTGACGCTGTCGGAGCAGGAGCTGGTGGACTGCGCGCGCAACGGGCGGAACAGCGGGTGCCACGGCGGGATCATGGACGACGCGTTCGAGTTCGTCGCCCGGAACGGCGGCCTCGACACCGAGGCGGACTACCCGTACACCGGCAGGGAGGGCAAGTGCGACCTCGCGAAGAAGGAGGGACGGAAGGTGGTCTCCATCGACGGGTTCGAGGACGTGCCGGCGAACGACGAGCTGTCGCTGAAGAAGGCCGTGGCGCACCAGCCGGTGAGCGTGGCCATCGAGGCCGGCGGGCGCGAGTTCCAGCTGTACGAGTCCGGCGTCTTCACGGGGCGGTGCGGCACGCAGCTGGACCACGCCGTCGTCGCGGTGGGCTACGGCGCGGAGGAGGACGGCAAGGAGTACTGGATCGTGCGCAACTCGTGGGGTCCGGGCTGGGGCGAGGGCGGCTACGTCCGGATGGAGCGGAACGCGAGCGCGACGACGGGCAAGTGCGGCATCGCCATGTACCCGTCGTACCCCGTCAAGAACGGGCCCAACCCGAAGCCGGCGCCGACGCCCGTGTCGCCGGCGGAGAAGTGTGACCGCCAAAGCTCGTGCCCGGCGGGGAGCACGTGCTGCTGCACGTACGGCGTGAGGAACGTGTGCCTGGCGTGGGGGTGCTGCCCGGCCAAGGGCGCCACCTGCTGCCGGGACCGCGCCGTGTGCTGCCCGTCGGACTACCCGGTCTGCAACGCCGGCAGCCGCACCTGCGCCAAGAGCAAGGGCAGCCCGGACACCGTGGAGGCGCTGCCCAGGACTCCGGC gctgccatattgggca